The following DNA comes from Streptomyces sp. NBC_00273.
ATGCGCGCACTGCTGGAGCGCCACCCCGGGCTCGACGCGGTCTTCGCCGCCTCGGACGTGATGGCGGCGGGCGCCCGGCGGGAGCTGCGCGCGGCCGGCCGGCGGATCCCGCGGGACGTGGCGCTGGTCGGCTTCGACGACTCGGTGGTGGCCCGGCACATGGACCCGCCGCTGACCAGCGTCCGGCAGCCGATCGAGGAGATGGGCCGGACCATGACGCGGATGCTGCTGGACCGGATCGCGGGGGAGGGGGGCGAGGCGGCCGCCGTGCTGCCGAACCGGCTGGTGGTCCGGGAGTCGTCCTGACGGCCCCGCCAAGGGGTCCCCGGTCATGCAGAAGGCCCCGGTCCGCTTCCGCGAACCGGGGCCTTCCCGCAGGGTGAGTGACGGGACTTGAACCCGCGGCCACCTGGACCACAACCAGGTGCTCTACCAACTGAGCTACACCCACCATGTCCGGTCGGAAAACCGACCGGCCGAAGAAAAGGGTACAGGGTCCGGGAGGGTGCTCGCTCCCCCCTTTCCCCGCGCCTCCCTCCGGAGGGGCCCGGCCGGAGCTACGCGCCCGGCACGACGTGCTTGGCGGCGATGCTGCGGGCCGTGTCCGAGTCGGGCCCGGGCTGCGGTACGAAGACCGCCTCCCGGTAGTAGCGCAGCTCGGTGATGGAGTCCTTGATGTCCGCCAGCGCCCGGTGGTTGCCGTTCTTCGGCGGGCTGTTGAAGTACGCCCGCGGGTACCAGCGGCGCGCCAGCTCCTTGACCGAGGACACGTCCACGATCCGGTAGTGCAGGTAGCTCTCCAGCGCGGCCATGTCGCGCAGCAGGAAGCCGCGGTCGGTGCCGACCGAGTTTCCGCAGAGCGGCGCCTTGCGGGGCTCCTTCACGTGCTCCCGCACGTAGGCCAGGACCTGCGCCTCGGCATCCGCGAGGGTGGTCCCGCCGGCCAGCTCGTCGAGCAGGCCGGAGGCGGTGTGCATCTCGCGCACCACGTCGGGCATGGTCTCCAGCGCGGCGTCCGGCGGGCGGATCACGATGTCCACGCCTTCGCCGAGCACATTGAGCTCCGAGTCGGTGACCAGTGCGGCCACCTCGATAAGTGCGTCGTCCGTCAACGAGAGCCCGGTCATCTCGCAGTCGATCCACACCATGCGATCGTTCATGTGTCCCACCTTATGCGGTCCCCCACGGCGCGGACCGCATATGCGGAAGGTCCCCCATCGGCGGTGACCGATGGAGGACCCTCGTGCGTCGTACTCAGCTCGCGGTCACGCGTGTTCCCGCAGGACCCGGCCCGGGGCGTACAGCTCCGTCACCGTGGGACCCGACGCGGCCAGGGCCGCCGCCGCCCGGTGGGGCTGCGGAGTGCGCTGGTGCGGAACCGGACCCGCGTTGATCTCGGCCACCTGCGCCACGTCGGCCTGCGGCCGGCGTGCCCGGTAGGCGGAGCGGTAGGCGGCCGGGGAGGACCCCAGCTGCCGGCGGAAGTGACCCCGCAGGGCGACCGGCGAGCGGAACCCGCAGCGT
Coding sequences within:
- the orn gene encoding oligoribonuclease, which codes for MNDRMVWIDCEMTGLSLTDDALIEVAALVTDSELNVLGEGVDIVIRPPDAALETMPDVVREMHTASGLLDELAGGTTLADAEAQVLAYVREHVKEPRKAPLCGNSVGTDRGFLLRDMAALESYLHYRIVDVSSVKELARRWYPRAYFNSPPKNGNHRALADIKDSITELRYYREAVFVPQPGPDSDTARSIAAKHVVPGA